One Halolamina litorea genomic window carries:
- a CDS encoding DUF402 domain-containing protein, producing MTEETAGGSNVRVRGIYATALTRTLLDAGHRVVQASPPIRRRFDADLPAGDHDAAIETGPDRQGINVAGDADAVESIRELLAGTGIDTLAWDDPAPVGAVFDGRVSETLGSGAVVTLGAVEGFLPFRNVDGSIDEGDAVRVQVSDAAAPWDQDRPVLDTDLRIEAGLATLSRGREGIRVAGRDDAAGRELAGITDLLGGDPPDGWGLEWGYDARDADMDTLGDALERASARAADLEAAVEDASDPEPTREIASPTAGAWLWFGRESRFALDERRRAVTTTMPGHHRVKAGTDAASAGVDFAEALCGDLGAEFPFPVVADQFGPNEGDYVRIDHGKPAGRRIVLGKGEVVERDGDGTLAVEREISGGGSYDALGTPRASGDTALTKFREGRWWYPTTYRSADGEHKGTYVNICTPVELFPDAVRYVDLHVDVIKYPDGTVERVDDDELDEAVAAGEVPEALAEKARSVASSIERAI from the coding sequence ATGACCGAGGAGACGGCCGGGGGCTCGAACGTCCGGGTACGGGGGATCTACGCCACCGCGCTCACGCGGACGCTGCTCGATGCCGGCCACCGTGTCGTACAGGCCTCGCCGCCGATCCGGCGGCGGTTCGACGCCGACCTCCCCGCGGGCGACCACGACGCCGCCATCGAGACCGGGCCGGATCGACAGGGGATCAACGTCGCCGGCGACGCCGACGCCGTCGAGTCGATCCGTGAACTGCTGGCCGGGACGGGGATCGACACGCTCGCGTGGGACGACCCCGCCCCCGTCGGCGCGGTGTTCGACGGGCGCGTGAGCGAGACGCTCGGCAGCGGCGCCGTCGTCACGCTGGGGGCGGTCGAGGGGTTCCTCCCGTTCCGGAACGTCGACGGCAGCATCGACGAGGGCGACGCGGTCCGCGTGCAGGTGAGCGACGCCGCCGCGCCGTGGGACCAAGACCGGCCGGTCCTCGACACCGACCTCCGGATCGAGGCGGGGCTGGCGACGCTCTCCCGTGGCCGCGAAGGGATCCGCGTCGCCGGCCGCGACGACGCCGCCGGCCGCGAACTCGCAGGGATCACCGACCTGCTGGGCGGGGACCCGCCCGACGGTTGGGGGCTGGAGTGGGGCTACGACGCCCGCGACGCGGACATGGACACGCTGGGCGACGCGCTGGAGCGAGCGTCAGCACGGGCCGCTGACCTCGAAGCCGCCGTCGAGGACGCCAGCGACCCCGAGCCGACCCGGGAGATCGCCAGCCCGACAGCCGGCGCGTGGCTCTGGTTCGGCCGCGAGTCCCGGTTCGCGCTCGACGAACGCCGCCGCGCGGTGACGACGACGATGCCGGGCCACCACCGGGTCAAGGCCGGCACCGACGCTGCCAGCGCGGGCGTCGACTTCGCCGAGGCGCTCTGTGGCGACCTCGGGGCGGAGTTCCCGTTCCCGGTGGTCGCCGACCAGTTCGGCCCGAACGAGGGCGATTACGTGCGGATCGACCACGGCAAGCCCGCGGGCCGGCGGATCGTGCTCGGGAAGGGCGAGGTCGTCGAACGCGACGGCGACGGCACGCTGGCGGTCGAACGAGAGATATCCGGCGGCGGCAGCTACGACGCGCTCGGGACGCCCCGGGCGTCCGGCGACACCGCGCTCACGAAGTTCCGCGAGGGGCGCTGGTGGTACCCGACGACCTATCGCAGCGCCGACGGTGAACACAAGGGCACCTACGTCAACATCTGCACGCCCGTCGAACTGTTCCCCGACGCGGTGCGCTACGTGGACCTCCACGTCGACGTAATCAAGTACCCCGACGGCACCGTCGAGCGCGTCGACGACGACGAACTCGACGAGGCGGTCGCCGCGGGCGAGGTGCCCGAGGCGCTGGCTGAAAAGGCACGCAGCGTCGCCTCGAGCATCGAGCGCGCGATCTGA
- a CDS encoding PrsW family intramembrane metalloprotease translates to MSSDRDPVEAAADGARDLHGIATWAPRSAADRALALAYAVLHAGARIGVVVAAFSILASIGGVAAVADPRTAALAVLSAVPAVGLAAYVWYTDVTTEPLWLLVGTFLLGAITAAFAARLNSGLEPYVAGLGTLTPVLFYFLIVGPVEETVKLLAVRLLPYGSDHFSTVLDGAVYGAMAGMGFAFIENAIYIRRSLAVAELEMGLSMVAAGSAITATRAIAGPGHVIYSAFAGYYLGLAKFTPEHRGPLVLKGVLIAAFVHGLYNATIGLGPAIVGAVTGLSGLGSFLLYVAVFDGVWGLLLFRKLERYRAAYHAVGVEDNRRSTPPGQTRSDDGEESRGPSSADRTQSDDVDAAAARSRFQFGNGE, encoded by the coding sequence ATGTCGAGCGACCGCGACCCCGTCGAGGCCGCCGCCGACGGCGCCCGGGACCTCCACGGGATCGCCACGTGGGCGCCACGGTCGGCGGCCGACCGTGCGCTCGCTCTCGCCTACGCCGTTCTGCACGCCGGCGCCCGCATCGGCGTCGTCGTCGCCGCGTTCTCCATCCTCGCGAGCATCGGCGGGGTCGCCGCCGTCGCGGACCCGCGGACGGCGGCGCTCGCGGTGCTCTCGGCGGTCCCCGCGGTCGGGCTTGCGGCCTACGTCTGGTACACCGACGTGACGACCGAACCGCTCTGGCTGCTCGTCGGCACGTTCCTCTTGGGGGCGATCACGGCCGCCTTCGCCGCCCGGCTCAACAGCGGGCTCGAACCCTACGTCGCGGGCCTCGGGACGCTGACGCCGGTGCTGTTCTACTTCCTGATCGTCGGCCCCGTCGAGGAGACGGTGAAGCTGCTCGCGGTCCGGCTGTTGCCCTACGGCAGCGACCACTTCTCGACGGTGCTCGACGGCGCCGTCTACGGCGCGATGGCCGGCATGGGCTTTGCGTTCATCGAGAACGCCATCTACATCCGGCGCAGCCTCGCGGTCGCGGAGTTGGAGATGGGCCTCTCGATGGTCGCCGCGGGGAGTGCGATCACGGCGACGCGGGCCATCGCCGGCCCGGGCCACGTCATCTACTCGGCGTTCGCGGGCTACTACCTCGGGCTGGCGAAGTTCACTCCGGAGCACCGTGGGCCGCTCGTGTTGAAGGGGGTGCTGATCGCGGCGTTCGTCCACGGCCTCTACAACGCCACCATCGGCCTCGGTCCCGCCATCGTCGGCGCGGTGACAGGGCTCTCCGGGCTGGGGTCGTTCCTGCTGTACGTCGCCGTCTTCGACGGCGTCTGGGGACTGTTGCTGTTCAGAAAACTCGAACGCTACCGGGCGGCCTACCACGCCGTCGGCGTGGAGGATAATCGGCGATCCACGCCCCCGGGTCAGACACGCTCTGACGACGGTGAGGAGAGCCGCGGGCCCTCGTCTGCCGACCGGACGCAGTCCGATGACGTCGACGCAGCCGCGGCACGCAGTCGGTTTCAGTTCGGGAACGGGGAGTGA
- a CDS encoding cell division protein SepF, with product MGIMSKILGGGGNRSTEDYVTLDLEADFDSPGAANSMRVQFAEIAGQQDVIAIKDAVYDGDLVIADITRHSTTDAASDRIIDELRQVAQEVDGDIVQKGDDQIVITPTGVGISREKLN from the coding sequence ATGGGAATCATGAGCAAAATCCTCGGCGGGGGCGGCAACCGCAGTACCGAGGACTACGTCACTCTCGATCTGGAGGCGGACTTCGACAGCCCGGGCGCGGCCAACAGCATGCGGGTGCAGTTCGCGGAGATCGCCGGCCAGCAGGACGTCATCGCCATCAAGGACGCCGTCTACGACGGCGACCTCGTGATCGCCGACATCACCCGTCACTCCACCACCGACGCCGCCAGCGACCGCATCATCGACGAACTCCGGCAGGTCGCCCAGGAGGTCGACGGCGACATCGTCCAGAAGGGCGACGACCAGATCGTCATCACCCCGACGGGCGTCGGCATCTCGCGCGAGAAGCTGAACTGA
- a CDS encoding DUF1028 domain-containing protein — translation MTFSICVREEYEDEDGNDQLRFGVAVTTRLPAVGTLCPFASENGAVATQSLVNVELGERGIEYIDDGLAVEDALQSLLNADEGAENRQLHGVDADGAFTFSGEECHGWYGHTEGENYTVAGNLLAGESVIENVAETYADSGRDAPLAQRLIDALGAGYAEGGDKREELHVQSAALKVRTTEDAEHDPYYNDLRVDATETPIQDLRETYRLASDGFDEAMERYQEAMEEDDMGAADDGGDAEADAGTAE, via the coding sequence GTGACTTTCAGCATCTGCGTCCGCGAGGAGTACGAGGACGAGGACGGCAACGACCAACTCCGGTTCGGTGTCGCCGTCACCACGCGCCTGCCGGCTGTCGGGACGCTCTGCCCGTTCGCCTCGGAGAACGGCGCCGTCGCCACCCAGAGTCTGGTCAACGTCGAACTCGGGGAGCGGGGGATCGAGTACATCGACGACGGCCTCGCCGTCGAGGACGCGCTCCAGTCGCTGCTGAACGCCGACGAGGGAGCCGAGAACCGCCAACTCCACGGCGTCGACGCCGACGGCGCCTTCACCTTCTCCGGCGAGGAGTGTCACGGCTGGTACGGCCACACCGAGGGGGAGAACTACACCGTCGCGGGCAACCTCCTCGCGGGCGAGTCCGTCATCGAGAACGTCGCCGAGACGTACGCGGACTCCGGCCGCGACGCCCCCCTCGCCCAGCGCCTGATCGACGCGCTCGGGGCGGGCTACGCCGAGGGCGGCGACAAGCGCGAGGAACTGCACGTCCAGAGCGCGGCGCTGAAGGTCCGTACCACCGAGGATGCCGAGCACGACCCCTACTACAACGACCTCCGTGTCGACGCCACCGAGACGCCGATCCAGGACCTCCGGGAGACCTACCGGCTGGCCAGTGACGGCTTCGACGAGGCGATGGAGCGCTACCAGGAGGCGATGGAGGAAGACGACATGGGCGCCGCCGACGACGGCGGCGACGCCGAGGCCGACGCCGGCACGGCGGAGTAG